In one window of Cheilinus undulatus unplaced genomic scaffold, ASM1832078v1 Contig2, whole genome shotgun sequence DNA:
- the nat16 gene encoding histidine N-acetyltransferase translates to MKIDTSLTMPQLPEALSQAGLQFTVATEDDFDDIMAMSQDIYGGLDYLPTRYTSWLQETNRTVILARKHGKVIALESVCVIDDGETMLVEGLRVAPQERGKGVAGVLLRFCSELVKLKYPEVKVTRLTRDDQLGPKDFQKYRIITKQGILLVRFKAEDLKLRLSELDIGGDIQSPLSSSVATPVRLDQTTIHRLYLTTDLMNGVLPNSTIIQDWQPFKPLPSNMAILLKKEIDWMVDDVSNPSVASLCTFPFRVPIGDDWYYLNIDMFGKDLALAQQQFLCHLQRHTATLKGHVMCQMFLDPPLWKPMVDFCNNTLNVELVKEYTEQCVVEADVV, encoded by the exons ATGAAGATTGATACCAGCCTGACTATGCCCCAGCTCCCTGAGGCTCTGTCCCAGGCGGGCCTCCAGTTCACCGTGGCCACTGAGGAtgactttgatgacatcatggCTATGAGCCAGGACATCTATGGAGGCCTGGACTACCTGCCCACTAGGTACACCAGCTGGCTGCAGGAGACCAACCGTACCGTCATACTGGCACGCAAACATGGGAAAGTG ATCGCTCTGGAGTCGGTGTGCGTGATTGATGATGGGGAGACCATGCTGGTTGAGGGTCTTCGCGTGGCCCCTCAGGAGAGAGGAAAAGGTGTGGCAGGAGTTCTGCTGCGTTTCTGCTCTGAGCTGGTTAAACTGAAGTACCCCGAAGTCAAAGTGACCCGTTTGACCCGTGATGATCAGCTGGGGCCAAAGGACTTCCAGAAGTACCGCATCATAACCAAGCAG GGTATTCTGCTGGTGCGTTTTAAAGCAGAAGATCTTAAACTTCGTCTGTCCGAGCTGGACATTGGTGGAGACATTCAGTCACCTCTGTCTTCGTCCGTTGCTACACCTGTGCGTCTGGACCAAACAACAATCCACCGTCTGTATCTAACCACTGACCTGATGAACGGCGTCCTCCCTAACTCCACCATCATCCAAGACTGGCAGCCGTTCAAACCTCTGCCCAGTAACATGGCCATTCTGCTGAAGAAAGAGATCGACTGGATGGTGGATGACGTGTCGAACCCCAGCGTGGCAAGCCTCTGCACCTTCCCTTTCAGGGTGCCCATTGGAGATGATTG GTACTACCTGAACATTGACATGTTCGGTAAGGACCTGGCTCTGGCTCAGCAGCAGTTCTTGTGCCACCTGCAGCGCCATACCGCCACCCTGAAGGGTCACGTGATGTGCCAGATGTTCCTGGACCCGCCCCTCTGGAAGCCCATGGTCGATTTCTGCAACAACACGTTGAATGTGGAGCTGGTGAAGGAGTACACGGAGCAGTGCGTGGTGGAGGCCGACGTGGTGTAG